The segment cctgatgcacaacagcaaaatgtgataaattattaaaatatgacAGAAGTTCAGAGCTTGCTGCTATGCCTGCAGTAAAATGGTAAAGGGCATGTCAGTGTAAAGTTGACAACAGTGCAGTCATACATAAGATTCTCTCACACACGGTTATTCCTCCGTATTAATGAGGGGAGCCGCTGGCTGCTGTCAGACCTCCATACCCACCATCACAACCAGACAGCTAGATAATCATTTTTAACCTGCTGGCATAAGCATAACTCTTGTCTAAACCCCCttgtctcttcttcctctcattgTCTATCTTTCTTaccttctgcctctggttcttATTGGTCCAAAAGCTTCAGCAGTGTCAAACCAAACTGGAGGATCTTGTTAAGGTGGCTGACGGCAGGTGAGCAATTTTATGCTGCATTTTTATCACACTCAGCAAGCGACGAAGCCCATAGCGTgttgaaagacaaaaagaaatactTGCGAAATATTAAAAATTCAACTGTATTTTCATCTTCTCCGACATTCCCTTTTCTTGCCACAGTATCTGGTCATCAGCGGTCCTCGTCTGATGGGACAGAGTTCTCGCTGAATCAGGGCTAATATGAAAAAATGCTTCAATCTTCAAATCTCAAACTTTGAACAAAAGCTGACAGTAGCACATTCAGAACTGCACTTATCTCACAGAGAATATAAGAGGCAGATTTTTAAACTTACAGTGTGCTTGAGAAGGCTTGTCCAATTGTTCCATGCAGAGCAAGAAACACcaaatatatgtttaaaattttgTCTATTGAACCTttacttttatcattttaaataagaGGTTGTATATCTTACACATAGTGTCAGTTAACTTAGTCTTTTCCTAATTTTATTCATCATAAAGaactgtttctattggtatctaatcaattttattaaaatagctgttgtgtttttattttcctacaATGAGCAATTTTTATCTACTTGccatgggtccacatacatggcagttGCTATAGCCActatttttactacggtgtctccaAATGGAGAAACAACTCTtcgtgtgaagtgagaaccctgagctttaaaactgcagcactAGCTTTGTTCGATAGGTGATAGAGCCCCGTATGGGATAAGTAACTTTGTAAAAGGGACGTAAATGAAAACCGTACACACGTACACAATTTCGAGTAGTTTTCTGTAATGTTGTCATCGCTTAGATTACTGGATCCGCtagcagataaaaacatgtttatgtctgaaagATGGATAGATGTAATTtatatgcccatctttaccttTAGATATATATAGTCTAATTCTTACCCACTGTACTTTTAAGTGGTTTGATACAAAAGACAGACTGTCTCAGCAGTTTCCACAACATGTGTTTTATAGATCTTAAAAATCGTAACAatttctatcatttttttttctttaacttttagtCCTCAGACACACAAGTATAAACTTTTCAGCTAGTGCAATTGCTGACATGATTTGagcatattttttcattaatttcgTTCCAAAGCCAGCAAAGACAGTGCAAACAAAAATTCTAATTTTAAGAAATGATCTTGAGTAGTCTAACAATGCTAGGCACAAGATTAGTGCTGAGTAACAAGCCAAGAAAACCTGCCGTCTTAGAGATGCTGGGGATTAGCTCATATATGATGCTAGCGATTTGCTGGGGACTCTggcatttagtttatttatttactgtagatattaaaaaaagaaataaatgtgttaaatatacTGCCCAAATGATGTAGCcaatataaacagaaaacagaaataactaagtattaagttttttttttgtttttgttttgttttgtttttggaggTGGTGCTGCTAGAGTGGATTCTTCttattagacttttttttttaacatctgatatgaTGCGTATCCATGGTAACGGAAGAGTTATTTACCAGTTGCATATTGTGATTAAGCTCTACAAAACCAAATTGTTGAGGCAAATTACACACCAAATGCCACAAAATTGTAAGCAGAAATCAAGAGGAGGCAGGGCAGAAGCAAGACAGAGAATAAGCAAAGatgataaaaaactaaataattctGTCTAAAGAATGTTCTTGGTGAATCACATTCTTTCCAAGTACAGCTCTTAGACACAAAGATCCCATTCACCATACCCACTGGCAATAATGTAAAGCTTTAACAGAACGGTCCTTAATGTTGATGTAGTTTCTTTGCATGTGACGGCATTCTGTAGTGAAAAGCCATTGTGTTATTTCGCTTCTCGGTGCCATTAATGCAGCATATATACTGAAAACACTGTTATGGCCATTGTTGTACTTGTTTCTTGTATGGCGCTGTCACGAGTAGCGGGCGGATgtgaggacccaaacgcaggcagtcaagacaggaggcagaactgtgctggtgacaaggttttatttttgaaacacaggacagggaaccacacacgacaggggaatgaaccacatgtaaggatctgacaagagcaaactgaaaaccatggggtatatatgcacatatatgcacaaggaacaggtgaagtgaatgagtaattagaccaggtgaactaatgagccagaaacaggaaccacaggaacacaagagggaaaaccaaacatgacagaactgaaaacctaaagcatgaacatgacagaaactgaacatgataaaacccaggaactataaaccaagggcaagaccgaactaaacatgacaaaaaccaaaatcctaaaccattatcaaacacacaccaaaacccagaaaccatgacagGTGCAAACTGTAAAGAGGAACAACCTTTAGCCTTCTGTCTTTGTTCTTTCTCCACAGATAGAAAACAACATTGATTCTACATGTGTAGCAGCTGCAGGTTAACTATCCATAACTCATATGCAGTTATAGCACCTATCGAAATGACTGCTGTTTAATGGATATGCTGTCACCAAACACCATCTCGCGCTCCAATTACTTCATGCCAAATTAAACGACAAGGTTCTCAGAAAGCATTAAAGCACATTAATTATTCTGTCAGAAGGTGGAGGAAGAACGTCGAGCTGTGTCTGAAGATGGCTGACTGTTGATGctttgataataaataataagaaacatCTCGCTGTTTTCAATGATGAGCAATTCCTAGTTTATTACTTACTATTGTTTGCCATTAATTTTTAATCAACTGCTGGTTCTTCATCACtgtgctacttttttttttcctcatggtgcacacatacacaaactctACAGAACAGAGCtggaaaaaaagcacattttaaatgttaaattttggAAACTATTCAGTTTAACAAACATAAGACTGCACTACTTCTATTAAAAATTGATAAGATCAGACCATTATTAAATTTGGATTGATtcagctgacacacacacacacacacacacacacacacacacacacacacacacacacacacacacaatcatagAAGCAGTGGTACTCAAACACAGCACTTTAGTAAGAATatcaataaaaagatgaaaatctACTCTCGTAAAAGTACCGCATTAACCTTTTTTACTTGAGTAAAagtatttgctttaaaatatacttaaagcattaaaagtaaaagtactgACTGAATGTTTTGGCTAGTGTTGTGGTCAACAATATAAAGTGTGCCGACTATGAGCTGTGCCATTTTAATTAACAATGCTAGACATGGTGCTACTGGTAATGCTGATACAATTTTACATCAATTATTTGAAaggttattgtttttgttgtgtttaccGTAACTGACACAGGTCACACATGGGCAAATTTTGTGAATcagaatgattttattttattttctttagtagTGACCTGCAGAgttaaatgcaaacaaatcaaagaaacaaacaaataagtcTGACTCCAGAATCCACTGTGGGTGTTTAACCACCAGTCAGCGCTTATACTCCTGCTGTGGGTGCACCCTGCTGAGAAACAGTCCTTCTAGcaaacagaactttaaagttGCAGGTTTTGCGTAGTAACATGTTAGACACAAATTACCATGAATTTCTGTTACATTAGGTGAATGGACTACTTGGGGAAAGATGTGAATCAGAAGCACAGATCAGCGgtcattataaaaaaatataaaaatattgcatagCTCATTCAGTTCAATGAAATTCTCTGCAGTGTTCTGAGGAACCatataatgatttaaaataagcaataaataaacaataaaatggcAATGTGACTGTAACATATGATGCAACACAACACATAGTGTGTATAAAACACAATCGTGTTGCATgagatatataaatatatatattagtgctgtcagacgattaaaaaaattaatctaattaattacaggatttctaattaattaatctaattaatcgCATTTTAATCTCATATCTGCTGACGGCCCCCAAATAAAGAGTTTGAATTCTAGAACACTTGCAGTATAGTGAATGACTAATCAAATAAGAAAAGAGCATATGAAatacacatttcttttattgctgACATCTGAAAAGGGCATCTTGCCCAAAATATATACCAAGCTTCATAAAGCAAATTacactttcagtgttttttataaataaataaaattaaaaaaaatgtctagcAAACCTATAAAACGGGTGCATTATTCAAAAATGCAGTGcaaataaagttaataaaacaataaataacactAGGCACTTAACCAGGTgctcaataaaataaacaacagcaaaacaagGATAACATACCTTGAAATGTTTAACATCAAGAACGTGAAGTCAAGAGGCATTACTTGTTAGGAGGACATGACACTGTttctagataaaaaaaaataaaaaaaaaatcatgtgggGCATAACAAACCCAGAAACCCACTACAGAAAGTAGGGCCACAATTACAGGTCCTCAAATCAACCTTCCCTCTTTGCTTAAGTTACAGAATCTAAGTCTCCTTGAGCCAGTTGCTCAGACAAACAAGcttgtttacattgtctgaGTGTAAGGCTGCTCTCTTCTTTTGTATGATGTTACCTGCAAGAGAAAAGAGTCTCTCGCATGGCACAGAGGTCGCAGGAGTAGCCAGGTATTTGCGAGCAATAGAAGACAGCTGTCCATAGGCACTAGTGTGAGCTGCCCACCACTCCAGTGGACACTCACGCATTCCAATGCAAGGCTCAGCTTTGTAACGGGCTAGCAGCCTCGGCTCCTCCTTGTCCGAGTCAGAGTCTGAAGAACATAGCAGGAGCAGGCTCTTCTTGGCTGCTGGCTCGTCCTCTGTGGGTTGAGCAGGAGCAGGTCCTGCTTCTGCTAGCATCTCTCCAAGCCAGGTCCACACCTTAAAAGATGGAAAGTTAGCTTTTGCTTGACactttttaaacttccaaaaCACTGAACGTCTCAGTCACCCACATACCTCGTCTCTCTCATCCTTGGGTATGCTCTTCAAGTCCTTGAATCGCGGGTCAAGGGCAGTTGCCATCTTCAGCCATCTGTTGTTGATGTTGGCCTTGCGTGTGTCTAAGTCCTTCAAAAAGGTGGTCTTGAACTTCATCATGTAGCCTTGATCCTCATCAGTGGGCTCCATAACACGTTTAAGATGGCAGAGTGCGGGGAGCACCACAGAGCATGACACATAAGACTCCCCTCCCAGGAGCTCCGTCACATACCTGCAGTAGAACAAATACAGGGCAATAATGAACTCATATCCATTAGTGGtattgtgggtgtgtgtgcatgtgtatgtgtgagctaaAGTGTGAGTAAaaggtgtatgggagggagggggaTATGAGTGTATGAAAAGTGCAGAGAGAGGTGAGgtctgtttgtgtatttgtgtgtaaatgagtAGAGAGTATGAGAAGGATGGGAGATATGAGGTTTGTGAGTGAAGATAGAGAAAGATGTAGGAAGGAGCAGAAGAGAAAATTAAAGGAGAGAGAAGAATTGTGTGCAagagtgagaaagagagagagttgTATGACACAGAGGCAGAGCTGAGTGTATAACAGGTGGAAGAGAGAATGAGAGGTGAGGTGTGCGAAAGGATGTGTATATGTGAGAGAGAGCGACAAAAAGGGACATACCTGCAGGGTTCAAGAACATCCTCCAGCTTCTGTAGTTTGACACACTCTAGGTTGGTCAGTGTGGCCAGGTTGTGCTTCTGTTGAGCCAAAGTGGTGTTCACAGCCTCCTGGTTCCGTAGGTACCGTGAGACCATTAAGAGGGTTGAATTCCAtcttataataaaatgaaacaaaaactgcaTTAGTCCCACAAGGGGCTTTAGCTTTTGAGAAACACATTGTACAATAgttaaagcacacacacacacacacattgttacTGTTGTTATtggtatttttattgtttacgttatttatattttttatagatgttactgttatttttattttttcagcccCTTTGAGACAATGTTTGTTGCAATATTGGGTTTTACAAAAATTAAAGTGATCGATttattgacacacacacacactttaggAGCAAAAAACTATAGATAGTAGTGGACAGTCTCACCTTGTGGATACGTCTTGAATCAATGGCTCTCTGGCTTGTCCGAGGGCTGCCTGCTGCTGGTGCAGTTCTTCTGTGCTGGCAGGGCTGTGCTTGAAGTGTCCGACTATTTTGCGGCACTTTGCCAGGGCGGTGTCAAAGCTGCTGTCCTCAAGGCAAATTGTAATGGTTCTTTGGAGCATATGAGCTGCACATGGAATATGCTCGTAAGGCATCCGGCGTGCTGCCGCGACCATGGTTCTTGCGCTATCAGTCCCGATGGTTGACACTTTGCTTTCTATTTTCCAGTCCTTTATCACAGCTTCAAACTGCTCGGCACACGCATCTGCATAATGGCGGGTCGTTGTTTTGCACACAGTTAATGCAAAAGATTTAAGCTTCCACTCACTATCGATTAGATGTGCTGTGACCCCCAAATAATTATGGTTGCTCACCGACGTCCAGTGATCTCCTGTTAAGGACACATGGTTGCTTGAACCTGCCAACA is part of the Melanotaenia boesemani isolate fMelBoe1 chromosome 7, fMelBoe1.pri, whole genome shotgun sequence genome and harbors:
- the LOC121642869 gene encoding E3 SUMO-protein ligase ZBED1-like isoform X2, giving the protein MVAAARRMPYEHIPCAAHMLQRTITICLEDSSFDTALAKCRKIVGHFKHSPASTEELHQQQAALGQAREPLIQDVSTRWNSTLLMVSRYLRNQEAVNTTLAQQKHNLATLTNLECVKLQKLEDVLEPCRYVTELLGGESYVSCSVVLPALCHLKRVMEPTDEDQGYMMKFKTTFLKDLDTRKANINNRWLKMATALDPRFKDLKSIPKDERDEVWTWLGEMLAEAGPAPAQPTEDEPAAKKSLLLLCSSDSDSDKEEPRLLARYKAEPCIGMRECPLEWWAAHTSAYGQLSSIARKYLATPATSVPCERLFSLAGNIIQKKRAALHSDNVNKLVCLSNWLKET
- the LOC121642869 gene encoding E3 SUMO-protein ligase ZBED1-like isoform X1, giving the protein MEKSAGDASQSLLGPLNGKFIYKKNADGTVNKNTVICSLCRKEFAFHRSCSSLTYHLNAKHVWAGSSANVATASTSSALRQPKLTDYGKRLSKGTTDKLTNSIAKWIAGDCRPISIVEDEGLNEAFQIASSDATFRLPSRGTVMKKIHQLYSDERKAKEELLAGSSNHVSLTGDHWTSVSNHNYLGVTAHLIDSEWKLKSFALTVCKTTTRHYADACAEQFEAVIKDWKIESKVSTIGTDSARTMVAAARRMPYEHIPCAAHMLQRTITICLEDSSFDTALAKCRKIVGHFKHSPASTEELHQQQAALGQAREPLIQDVSTRWNSTLLMVSRYLRNQEAVNTTLAQQKHNLATLTNLECVKLQKLEDVLEPCRYVTELLGGESYVSCSVVLPALCHLKRVMEPTDEDQGYMMKFKTTFLKDLDTRKANINNRWLKMATALDPRFKDLKSIPKDERDEVWTWLGEMLAEAGPAPAQPTEDEPAAKKSLLLLCSSDSDSDKEEPRLLARYKAEPCIGMRECPLEWWAAHTSAYGQLSSIARKYLATPATSVPCERLFSLAGNIIQKKRAALHSDNVNKLVCLSNWLKET